One Gordonia sp. SID5947 genomic region harbors:
- a CDS encoding FAD-dependent oxidoreductase, producing the protein MPRRRIVVAGLGDTGVLTAIRLARRHDVVGISVKPGLVSGQEVGSRITRPNEWSRDYWIPFGKFRGLDEVRVVHGTLTGLDTSARVVDVRHADGIETGERYDALVISTGVRNGFWRRPTVQSADEVDADLATTHQQLSAAESVAVVGGGAAAVSAAANVAGVWPAKQVDLYFPGEHALPHHHPRVWHRIRRRLDELGVGVHPGHRAVVPGASAVEQIAAGVVNWSTGQRSVHADAVIWAIGAVRPNTEWLPDDLLDERGFVRVADDLRVAGHGDVFAVGDVAATDPLRNSARNRADRLVAHNVAAALVGQSLRTYRPRTRRWGSVLGVQPDGLEVFAPNGRPFRFPAWSIDSILQPWIVRRGIYRGIRD; encoded by the coding sequence GTGCCGCGCAGGCGAATTGTCGTCGCCGGACTCGGCGACACCGGTGTACTCACGGCCATCCGCCTGGCCCGCCGTCACGACGTCGTCGGGATCTCGGTCAAACCCGGGCTCGTGAGCGGGCAGGAAGTCGGCAGCCGTATCACCCGGCCGAACGAGTGGAGCCGGGATTACTGGATTCCGTTCGGCAAGTTCCGCGGTCTCGACGAAGTCCGTGTCGTCCATGGCACCCTCACCGGACTCGACACGTCCGCACGAGTCGTGGACGTACGGCACGCCGATGGGATCGAGACCGGGGAGCGCTATGACGCGCTTGTCATCTCGACCGGGGTCCGCAACGGATTCTGGCGCCGGCCGACGGTGCAATCGGCCGACGAGGTCGACGCCGACCTCGCGACCACGCACCAGCAGTTGTCGGCGGCGGAGTCGGTCGCGGTGGTCGGTGGTGGTGCCGCCGCGGTCAGCGCCGCCGCCAATGTCGCGGGGGTCTGGCCGGCGAAGCAGGTCGATCTGTACTTTCCAGGCGAACATGCACTCCCCCACCATCATCCACGTGTCTGGCATCGCATCCGCCGCCGACTCGACGAACTCGGGGTCGGCGTGCACCCCGGACACCGAGCGGTGGTCCCCGGGGCAAGTGCCGTCGAACAGATAGCCGCCGGCGTGGTGAACTGGTCCACCGGTCAGCGGTCCGTGCACGCCGATGCGGTCATCTGGGCGATCGGGGCGGTTCGGCCGAACACCGAATGGCTCCCGGATGACCTCCTCGACGAACGTGGGTTCGTTCGGGTCGCCGATGATCTTCGGGTCGCCGGGCACGGTGACGTCTTCGCGGTCGGAGACGTCGCGGCGACCGATCCGTTGCGCAATTCCGCACGCAACCGGGCCGACCGGCTGGTGGCGCACAACGTGGCGGCCGCCCTTGTCGGGCAGTCGTTGCGGACGTATCGACCGCGGACGCGGCGCTGGGGATCGGTTCTCGGCGTGCAGCCCGACGGACTCGAGGTCTTCGCCCCGAACGGCCGCCCCTTCCGGTTCCCGGCGTGGTCGATCGATTCGATACTCCAACCGTGGATCGTGCGGCGCGGGATCTACCGCGGAATCCGCGACTGA
- a CDS encoding oxygenase MpaB family protein, which translates to MTVTQPSSIEPAEAVISHPDDEIELVPPDSLTAELTGRFTFLPVNGAAFVMQVMHPTIGDIVGKYSVFRTDPLGRAIRSIDSVLRWVYGGAEAIEEGKRLRRMHQPLQMRNADGNHISALNPEAYQWVIATAFPTSCSAAPLILGREFTEAERDEVFRDNRRIAKIVQVPMRGYPESIEAFGPYYDDMVENTLIAHPVALDLIAQMKAAPNLDGAVPPALLGLANTVARVAAVPVQKLNYLTTVGVMDTRVREILGLSWSDDEQRELERIHAAIRLSYRVLPERLTYFPLAYHARRHHAAVQAMKRREGAGAAYKVGRQAGAAAR; encoded by the coding sequence ATGACAGTGACACAGCCGTCCTCGATCGAGCCGGCCGAAGCGGTGATCTCACATCCCGACGACGAGATCGAGCTCGTCCCGCCGGACTCACTCACCGCAGAACTGACCGGGCGGTTCACCTTCCTCCCGGTGAACGGTGCGGCCTTCGTGATGCAGGTAATGCACCCGACCATCGGCGACATCGTCGGGAAGTACTCGGTCTTCCGGACCGATCCCCTCGGGCGTGCCATCCGGTCCATCGATTCCGTCCTACGTTGGGTGTACGGCGGTGCGGAGGCGATCGAAGAGGGCAAACGCTTACGGCGCATGCACCAACCGCTGCAGATGCGGAATGCGGACGGTAACCACATCAGCGCGCTCAACCCCGAGGCCTATCAGTGGGTCATCGCCACCGCGTTCCCGACGTCGTGCAGTGCTGCGCCCCTGATCCTCGGCCGGGAGTTCACCGAGGCCGAACGAGACGAGGTCTTCCGGGACAACCGGCGGATCGCGAAGATCGTCCAGGTGCCGATGCGTGGCTACCCCGAATCGATCGAGGCGTTCGGCCCTTACTACGACGACATGGTGGAGAACACCCTGATCGCACATCCGGTGGCCCTCGACCTCATCGCGCAGATGAAGGCGGCGCCGAACCTCGACGGGGCGGTCCCGCCGGCCCTGCTCGGCCTGGCCAACACGGTCGCTCGAGTCGCTGCGGTACCGGTCCAGAAGCTCAACTACCTGACCACTGTCGGCGTCATGGACACCCGGGTACGGGAAATTCTCGGTTTGTCGTGGAGTGACGACGAGCAGCGTGAACTCGAACGGATCCATGCGGCAATCCGTCTGTCCTACCGGGTCCTTCCCGAGCGGCTCACCTACTTTCCGCTCGCCTATCACGCGCGCCGCCACCACGCCGCCGTGCAGGCGATGAAACGCCGCGAGGGCGCCGGAGCCGCCTACAAGGTCGGACGTCAGGCCGGCGCCGCCGCGCGGTAG
- a CDS encoding DUF475 domain-containing protein, protein MILRVFGLSAVVTIAALLVAFLYQGWTGLALCAILGILEVSLSFDNAVINATVLERMSLFWQRMFLTVGVIIAVFGMRLLFPLAIVWITGGLAPVEALRLAMNPPAGDAGYFPDGSPSYETILMEAHPQIAAFGGMFLLLLFLNFVLSNREVTWLSWLEKPLGRLGRLDQLAIVLAAITLVVVGEYLVPDDGRATVLISGLLGMITYILVDGLSSLFQSEQPGSGDHLPSAEATMAEAGSARRPQAVTVAVGKAGFFMFLYLEVLDASFSFDGVIGAFAITPDPIIIALGLGFIGAMFVRSITIYLVRQGTLGQYRYLEHGAHWAIGALAVILLLSVHIHINEVITGLVGVAFIGASLASSIAANRRDRRRKERRAYRVTA, encoded by the coding sequence GTGATCCTGCGCGTCTTCGGGCTGTCCGCGGTCGTCACCATCGCCGCACTGCTGGTGGCATTCCTGTACCAGGGGTGGACCGGCCTTGCCCTGTGCGCGATTCTCGGCATCCTCGAGGTCTCGCTGTCGTTCGACAACGCCGTCATCAACGCGACCGTGCTCGAGCGGATGAGCTTGTTCTGGCAGCGGATGTTCCTGACCGTCGGAGTGATCATCGCCGTCTTCGGGATGCGGCTGCTGTTCCCGCTGGCGATCGTGTGGATCACCGGCGGCCTCGCTCCCGTCGAGGCGCTGCGACTGGCGATGAACCCGCCGGCCGGCGACGCGGGGTATTTCCCGGATGGCAGCCCCAGCTACGAGACCATCCTGATGGAGGCGCATCCGCAGATCGCGGCCTTCGGCGGCATGTTCCTGCTCCTGCTGTTCCTGAACTTCGTACTCAGCAACCGTGAGGTCACGTGGCTGTCCTGGCTGGAGAAGCCGCTGGGCCGGCTGGGCCGGCTCGATCAGCTGGCGATCGTGCTCGCGGCGATCACACTCGTCGTGGTCGGTGAGTACCTCGTGCCCGACGACGGCCGGGCCACCGTGCTCATCTCCGGGTTGCTGGGCATGATCACCTACATCTTGGTCGACGGCCTGAGTTCGCTGTTCCAGAGCGAACAGCCGGGCAGTGGGGATCACCTGCCATCGGCGGAGGCGACGATGGCCGAGGCCGGTTCGGCTCGTCGACCGCAAGCGGTGACAGTCGCCGTCGGCAAGGCGGGCTTCTTCATGTTCCTCTACCTCGAGGTACTCGACGCGTCGTTCTCGTTCGACGGCGTGATCGGCGCATTCGCCATCACGCCCGATCCCATCATCATCGCCCTCGGACTGGGTTTCATCGGTGCCATGTTCGTCCGCTCCATCACCATCTATCTCGTTCGTCAGGGCACTCTGGGTCAGTACCGCTACCTCGAGCACGGCGCACACTGGGCGATCGGCGCCCTGGCGGTGATCCTGCTGCTCAGCGTGCACATCCACATCAACGAAGTGATCACCGGCCTGGTGGGTGTGGCGTTCATCGGTGCATCGCTGGCCAGCAGCATCGCAGCCAACCGTCGAGACCGGCGCCGCAAGGAGCGACGGGCGTACCGGGTCACGGCGTGA
- a CDS encoding DUF3263 domain-containing protein produces the protein MDSKQQQMLAFETDWYQLGGGSSRVITERFGLTDRDFFSEVDRIVASDPPASLTHSELGRMRSVIRRRLWMAR, from the coding sequence ATGGACAGCAAGCAACAGCAGATGCTGGCGTTCGAAACGGATTGGTACCAACTCGGCGGTGGATCGTCGCGGGTGATCACCGAGCGGTTCGGCCTGACCGATCGTGATTTCTTCAGTGAGGTCGACCGGATCGTCGCGTCGGATCCGCCTGCCTCGCTGACGCATTCGGAGCTCGGCAGGATGCGCAGCGTGATCCGCCGCAGATTGTGGATGGCCCGCTGA
- a CDS encoding RNA polymerase-binding protein RbpA, giving the protein MADRVLRGSRLGAVSYETDRDHDLAPRRIVQYRTDNGEIFDVPFADDAEVPSKWPCKNGMEGTILEGAEPEEKKTKPPRTHWDMLLERRSEEELEVLLNERLDLLKQRRKGVTN; this is encoded by the coding sequence ATGGCAGATCGAGTACTTCGGGGTAGCCGCCTCGGTGCGGTGAGCTACGAGACCGATCGCGATCACGACCTCGCACCACGACGTATCGTCCAGTACCGCACCGACAACGGCGAGATCTTCGACGTGCCGTTCGCCGACGACGCCGAGGTGCCGTCGAAGTGGCCGTGCAAGAACGGCATGGAGGGCACCATCCTCGAGGGCGCCGAGCCCGAGGAGAAGAAGACCAAGCCGCCGCGTACACACTGGGACATGCTCCTCGAACGCCGCTCCGAGGAGGAGCTCGAGGTACTGCTCAACGAGCGGCTCGACCTGCTCAAGCAGAGGCGCAAGGGCGTCACGAACTGA
- a CDS encoding adenylate/guanylate cyclase domain-containing protein, with the protein MDGDAVGPGEDRDVRPARPTRRAADALARSDANAGAVRAARAARGLIPDTRGALHGTRTSDRVARLIGESRPDRPSVVRELGLGAVQVWQALVSRRLNRDDNPVSATILFTDLVGFSTWALDAGDDQVLRLLAQVNDVTESVVTARAGSVVKQLGDGTMAVFLDGTEAIEAAYEAICAVSALTIDGYRPQLRAGLHTGTPRAVGDDFLGVDVNIAARVADAAGPGELLVSDATLVVADAARYHRRRRRFKAKGVPRDLEVFAVVPRYDPGAGRTDPARH; encoded by the coding sequence ATGGACGGAGACGCGGTGGGACCGGGGGAGGACCGAGACGTTCGTCCCGCGCGCCCGACCCGGCGCGCCGCCGACGCTCTGGCGAGGTCCGACGCGAACGCCGGCGCCGTGCGCGCCGCCCGGGCGGCGCGCGGCCTCATCCCCGACACCCGCGGCGCTCTGCATGGAACCCGCACGTCAGACCGGGTGGCCCGCCTCATCGGCGAGTCCCGTCCGGACCGCCCGAGTGTGGTTCGGGAGCTCGGACTCGGCGCGGTGCAGGTGTGGCAGGCGCTCGTCTCGCGTCGCCTCAACCGAGACGACAACCCGGTATCGGCCACGATCCTCTTCACCGATCTGGTGGGCTTCTCGACGTGGGCCCTCGACGCAGGCGACGACCAGGTCCTGCGATTGCTCGCCCAGGTGAACGACGTGACCGAATCGGTGGTCACCGCCCGCGCGGGCAGTGTGGTCAAGCAACTCGGCGACGGGACGATGGCGGTCTTCCTCGACGGCACCGAAGCCATCGAGGCGGCCTACGAGGCGATCTGCGCCGTCAGCGCACTGACCATCGACGGCTATCGTCCTCAGTTACGTGCGGGATTGCACACCGGGACCCCGCGCGCGGTGGGCGACGACTTCCTGGGCGTGGACGTCAACATCGCGGCTCGGGTGGCCGATGCCGCGGGGCCGGGCGAACTGTTGGTCAGCGACGCGACACTCGTCGTCGCGGACGCCGCGAGATACCACCGGCGCAGACGCAGGTTCAAGGCGAAGGGCGTGCCTCGCGACCTCGAGGTCTTCGCCGTGGTGCCCCGTTACGACCCCGGAGCCGGCCGCACAGACCCGGCTCGACACTGA
- a CDS encoding LLM class F420-dependent oxidoreductase codes for MKLGLQLGYWGAQPAKNHAELVTAAESAGFDSVFTAEAWGSDAYTPLAWWGSTTERVRLGTSVLQLSARTPTACAMAALTLDHLSGGRHIVGLGVSGPQVVEGWYGQRFAKPLARTREYIDIMRQVWAREAPVTSAGPHYPLPLSGGDTTGLGKPLKPITHPLRADIPVMLGAEGPKNIALAAEIADGWLPLFYTPRLADTYNEWLDEGFARAGARRSRADFEICATAQIVVTDDRSASYEAIKPFLALYMGGMGSEDTNFHAEVYRRMGYAEVVDEVTALFRSGRKDEAARIIPDEVVEDSAIVGDIDHVRSEVARWEAAGVTTMLVSPGSVAEVEQLATLI; via the coding sequence ATGAAACTCGGTCTACAGCTGGGATATTGGGGTGCGCAGCCGGCGAAGAACCATGCGGAACTGGTGACTGCCGCGGAATCGGCAGGCTTCGACAGCGTGTTCACCGCCGAGGCGTGGGGGTCGGATGCCTACACGCCCCTGGCCTGGTGGGGCTCGACGACCGAACGCGTACGCCTCGGCACATCGGTGCTCCAGTTGTCAGCTCGCACGCCCACGGCGTGCGCGATGGCTGCCCTGACGCTCGATCATCTCTCGGGTGGGCGGCACATCGTCGGCCTGGGCGTCTCCGGCCCGCAGGTCGTCGAAGGCTGGTACGGACAGCGATTCGCCAAGCCGCTGGCGCGGACCCGAGAGTACATCGACATCATGCGCCAGGTATGGGCGCGTGAGGCGCCGGTGACCAGCGCGGGGCCGCACTATCCGTTGCCACTGAGCGGCGGTGACACCACCGGGCTGGGCAAGCCGTTGAAACCGATCACGCATCCGCTGCGGGCCGACATCCCGGTGATGCTCGGAGCCGAGGGGCCGAAGAACATCGCGCTGGCGGCCGAGATCGCGGATGGCTGGCTGCCGCTCTTCTACACCCCCCGCCTCGCCGACACATACAACGAATGGCTGGACGAGGGCTTCGCCCGCGCCGGGGCGCGTCGCAGCCGCGCGGATTTCGAGATCTGCGCGACCGCCCAGATCGTCGTCACCGACGACCGGTCGGCGAGCTACGAGGCGATCAAGCCGTTCTTGGCCCTCTACATGGGCGGCATGGGCAGCGAGGACACGAACTTCCACGCCGAGGTCTACCGCCGGATGGGATACGCCGAGGTGGTCGACGAGGTGACCGCGCTGTTCCGTTCCGGTCGCAAAGACGAGGCGGCCCGGATCATTCCCGATGAGGTGGTGGAGGACTCCGCGATAGTCGGCGACATCGACCATGTCCGCTCCGAAGTCGCCCGATGGGAGGCTGCCGGAGTGACGACCATGCTGGTGTCACCCGGCAGCGTGGCCGAGGTCGAACAACTCGCGACCCTGATCTGA
- a CDS encoding polyprenol monophosphomannose synthase, whose amino-acid sequence MQAVVGAQGERALVVIPTFNERENLPAIVTRLHAALPGTHVLVVDDSSPDGTGDVAESIAAQDPGRRVHVLHRTEKDGLGKAYLAGFAWGLAREYAVIIEMDADGSHAPEQLGRLLEAVNAGADLVIGSRYVPGGKLVNWPRRREMLSRGANTYARLALGARVHDITAGFRAYRRTVLEKIDLGSVESAGYCFQIDLAWRAVRAGFDVREVPITFTEREIGESKMSGGVMTEAFLMVARWGLTSRMERLGLRKN is encoded by the coding sequence ATGCAGGCCGTCGTGGGGGCACAGGGTGAGCGCGCGCTGGTCGTCATCCCGACGTTCAACGAGCGCGAGAACCTTCCCGCGATCGTCACCCGCCTGCATGCGGCACTGCCGGGCACCCACGTCCTCGTGGTCGACGACTCGAGTCCGGACGGGACCGGCGACGTCGCGGAGAGCATTGCCGCCCAGGATCCCGGCCGGCGCGTCCACGTCCTGCATCGAACGGAGAAAGACGGGCTGGGCAAGGCGTATCTGGCCGGCTTCGCCTGGGGGCTCGCCCGCGAGTACGCCGTCATCATCGAGATGGATGCCGACGGCAGCCATGCACCCGAGCAGCTCGGCAGATTGCTCGAGGCGGTCAACGCCGGTGCCGACCTGGTGATCGGCTCGCGCTACGTGCCCGGCGGGAAGCTGGTGAACTGGCCGCGACGCCGGGAGATGTTGTCTCGTGGGGCCAACACGTATGCGCGTCTCGCCCTGGGTGCGCGCGTGCACGACATCACCGCCGGGTTCCGGGCCTACCGACGAACAGTGCTCGAGAAGATCGATCTCGGGTCCGTCGAATCGGCAGGGTACTGCTTTCAGATCGACCTGGCCTGGCGAGCGGTCCGGGCCGGCTTCGACGTCCGCGAGGTCCCGATCACGTTCACCGAACGTGAGATCGGCGAATCCAAGATGAGCGGCGGTGTGATGACCGAGGCCTTCCTGATGGTCGCTCGCTGGGGGCTGACCAGCAGGATGGAACGGTTGGGCCTGCGCAAGAACTGA
- a CDS encoding DUF1295 domain-containing protein, producing the protein MSTLVAARRSHGLVRITIAYVIAVAVAAVWLLWGPTTSALWLDTLIADLFATLVIFAFSRGYRNSSFYDAYWSVIPPLMLVYWWWSGDLGVGDIRSWMVAIVVMVWAIRLTANWVSTFPGLHHEDWRYGMIRENAGRWSWPADLFAIHLIPTIQVFIGMLPVYVAVTRPADGPFWLVVVAFVVGLGAIFLEAVADRQLRGFTVTRRPGEVMDRGVWGWSRHPNYFGEFSFWVALALFGVAAAPSDAWWLFAGAIVMLALFEGASIPMMEKRSLERRPGYQAVIDRVPRFVPRPPRSASRG; encoded by the coding sequence ATGTCGACCCTCGTAGCGGCTCGGCGATCACACGGCCTCGTCCGCATCACGATCGCCTATGTGATCGCCGTTGCCGTCGCGGCCGTGTGGCTCCTCTGGGGCCCCACCACGTCCGCCCTGTGGCTGGACACACTGATCGCCGACCTCTTCGCGACTCTGGTGATCTTCGCGTTCAGTCGCGGCTACCGGAACTCGAGTTTCTACGACGCGTACTGGAGCGTGATACCGCCACTGATGCTCGTCTACTGGTGGTGGAGCGGGGATCTCGGCGTCGGCGACATTCGTTCGTGGATGGTGGCCATCGTGGTGATGGTGTGGGCGATCCGGCTGACCGCCAACTGGGTGAGCACATTTCCCGGACTGCACCATGAGGACTGGCGCTACGGGATGATCCGCGAGAACGCAGGCCGGTGGTCGTGGCCCGCCGATCTGTTCGCGATCCATCTCATCCCCACCATCCAGGTGTTCATCGGGATGCTCCCCGTGTACGTAGCGGTCACCCGACCGGCCGACGGACCGTTCTGGCTCGTCGTCGTGGCATTCGTGGTGGGTCTCGGTGCGATCTTCCTCGAGGCCGTGGCCGATCGGCAGTTGCGTGGCTTCACCGTCACACGACGTCCGGGCGAGGTCATGGACCGCGGTGTGTGGGGCTGGTCGCGGCATCCGAACTACTTCGGCGAGTTCTCGTTCTGGGTGGCGTTGGCATTGTTCGGTGTCGCGGCCGCACCGTCTGACGCGTGGTGGCTGTTCGCCGGGGCGATCGTCATGCTCGCGCTGTTCGAGGGTGCGAGCATCCCGATGATGGAGAAGCGCAGCCTCGAGCGCCGGCCCGGCTATCAGGCGGTCATCGACCGGGTGCCACGTTTCGTGCCTCGTCCGCCGCGGAGCGCGTCGCGTGGGTGA
- a CDS encoding FAD-dependent oxidoreductase, translating into MTTPPARTGPRPAVVVVSDEHADTLMSEFERYRRDYDITCASSAIEAIALLGRLRNEGHQVALIVTESELSDMNLLEALATFRSIVPTARRVVGIHWSRFVQDSESLRPALQKGKFDTFLLIPRGPRDEEFHYAITELLSDWGATVAAPEVEVLRIISPALTPLTMSIRDFLERMGMPYRTYPPDSSAGRTAVELWSADRVDALDGGSPLPSGPLVHSLRDAADRVIAPDSVRDVAEMLYGRPSDIELETIVDLAVVGAGPAGLAAAVYAASEGLSTVVVESEAIGGQAGTSSMIRNYLGFPRGISGMRLAQRARTQAVRFGARFFTGWAVESLVVEDSAAPYRLRTEGGDVCARSVLISTGVAYRRLGVADLEDLVGLGVHYGAAMSAAREMDGHDVFVVGGGNSAGQAAIHLARYARSVTIVVRRPDLTSTMSQYLVGEIAFNPRITVRGSSEVVDGGGSGRLEWITLRDRNSRSEQRCAAAGLFLLLGASPHCDWLPDDVERDDDGFVRTGRDVSRDRWHGDVPPANLATSEPGLFAAGDIRAGSMKRVAAASGEGASVVPLVHTWLESLRQLQTADQSRIPR; encoded by the coding sequence ATGACCACTCCGCCCGCCCGAACCGGGCCGCGCCCCGCCGTCGTCGTGGTGTCCGACGAGCACGCCGACACTCTCATGTCCGAGTTCGAGCGATATCGGCGCGACTACGACATCACCTGCGCGAGTTCGGCGATCGAGGCGATCGCCCTCCTCGGCCGACTCCGCAACGAGGGCCATCAGGTGGCGTTGATCGTCACCGAATCCGAACTCTCCGACATGAACCTCCTCGAGGCGCTCGCGACCTTCCGCAGCATCGTGCCGACGGCCCGTCGAGTCGTCGGCATCCACTGGAGTCGATTCGTCCAGGACAGCGAGTCGCTGCGGCCCGCCCTGCAGAAGGGCAAGTTCGACACGTTCCTCCTGATCCCGCGTGGGCCGCGAGACGAGGAATTCCATTATGCGATCACGGAGCTGCTGTCGGACTGGGGCGCGACCGTCGCGGCTCCCGAGGTCGAGGTACTCCGCATCATCAGTCCCGCGCTCACACCGCTCACGATGTCGATCCGGGATTTCCTGGAGCGGATGGGCATGCCGTATCGGACGTATCCCCCGGACAGTTCCGCAGGGCGGACCGCCGTCGAGCTCTGGTCGGCCGATCGCGTCGACGCGCTCGACGGCGGGTCACCACTGCCATCCGGCCCGCTCGTCCATTCGCTGCGGGATGCCGCCGACCGTGTCATCGCCCCGGACTCGGTACGTGACGTCGCGGAGATGCTCTACGGCAGACCGTCCGACATCGAACTCGAGACCATCGTCGACCTCGCCGTGGTCGGCGCGGGTCCGGCCGGCCTCGCGGCCGCCGTCTACGCGGCATCGGAAGGGCTGAGTACTGTCGTCGTCGAGTCCGAGGCGATCGGCGGGCAGGCGGGCACGAGCTCGATGATCCGTAATTACCTCGGCTTTCCTCGGGGTATCTCGGGTATGCGACTCGCCCAGCGGGCCCGCACCCAGGCCGTCCGCTTCGGGGCGCGGTTCTTCACGGGGTGGGCGGTGGAGAGTCTCGTCGTCGAGGACTCCGCCGCCCCTTACCGCCTGCGGACCGAGGGTGGCGACGTCTGTGCCCGTTCGGTACTGATCAGCACCGGCGTCGCTTACCGCCGCCTCGGTGTCGCCGATCTCGAAGATCTCGTCGGCCTCGGCGTCCATTACGGCGCGGCCATGAGCGCTGCCCGGGAGATGGACGGCCACGACGTGTTCGTCGTCGGTGGCGGCAACTCGGCCGGCCAGGCCGCGATCCACCTGGCCCGCTATGCCCGCTCGGTCACGATCGTGGTCCGGCGTCCCGATCTCACCTCGACGATGTCGCAATACCTCGTCGGGGAGATCGCCTTCAATCCGCGGATCACGGTGCGCGGCTCCAGCGAGGTCGTCGACGGCGGCGGGTCCGGACGTCTTGAATGGATCACGCTGCGCGACAGGAACTCCCGATCCGAGCAGCGATGCGCGGCCGCCGGTCTGTTCCTGCTGCTGGGAGCGTCGCCTCATTGCGACTGGTTGCCCGACGATGTCGAACGCGATGACGACGGATTCGTCAGGACCGGCCGGGACGTGTCACGCGACCGCTGGCACGGTGACGTGCCGCCGGCGAATCTCGCGACCAGTGAGCCGGGCTTGTTCGCGGCCGGGGACATCCGGGCGGGATCGATGAAGCGGGTAGCTGCTGCCAGCGGGGAGGGAGCAAGCGTCGTGCCACTGGTGCACACCTGGCTGGAATCGTTGCGTCAGCTACAGACAGCGGATCAGTCGCGGATTCCGCGGTAG